The following are encoded together in the Pedobacter steynii genome:
- a CDS encoding bestrophin family protein: MHIGRSYQLKEFLVWTRRTIYWVLLIGAVPTLLYEGLGVKWLAIPWTVVALLGTATAFIVGFKNTQTYNRTWEARQIWGSILNSSRSWGVMSRDFLTHQPHETKQLVYRHFAWLTALRYQMRESRVWENSTNRSNQEYKKFYTIPERETTLDEELAKYLPAAELRYILTTKNRAVQLMSLQSKTIRSLFDRQLLDSYQFVEMERMVKEFYDHQGRSERIKNFPYPRQFATINGFFIKLFCFLLPFGLLKEFDKLNEGMEGIMKGNMVWMVIPFSVLISWVYTSLEVVGESTENPFEGNANDVPISQMSRTIEIDMREMLGETDLPPALQPKNNIIL, from the coding sequence ATGCACATTGGCAGATCCTATCAATTAAAAGAATTCCTTGTCTGGACAAGGAGAACCATTTATTGGGTGCTCCTGATTGGGGCAGTCCCCACCTTGCTTTACGAAGGCCTGGGTGTAAAATGGCTGGCCATTCCATGGACAGTAGTCGCACTCTTAGGCACAGCGACTGCATTTATTGTGGGCTTTAAGAATACCCAGACCTATAACAGGACCTGGGAAGCAAGACAAATATGGGGATCAATTCTCAACAGCAGCAGATCATGGGGAGTGATGAGCAGGGATTTTCTAACCCATCAGCCCCACGAAACAAAACAGCTGGTGTACCGGCATTTCGCCTGGTTAACTGCACTACGTTATCAAATGAGAGAAAGTCGTGTCTGGGAAAATAGCACCAACAGATCAAATCAGGAGTATAAAAAATTCTATACCATACCGGAAAGAGAAACCACACTTGATGAAGAACTGGCAAAATACCTTCCTGCAGCAGAACTCCGTTATATCTTAACCACCAAAAACCGGGCAGTACAATTGATGAGCCTCCAATCGAAAACCATCAGATCCTTATTCGACCGGCAATTGCTGGACAGCTACCAGTTTGTAGAGATGGAAAGAATGGTGAAAGAATTTTACGACCATCAGGGAAGAAGTGAAAGAATCAAAAACTTCCCCTACCCGCGTCAGTTCGCAACCATCAATGGATTTTTCATTAAACTTTTCTGTTTCCTGCTCCCATTTGGCTTACTTAAAGAATTTGACAAACTCAATGAGGGCATGGAGGGTATTATGAAAGGAAATATGGTCTGGATGGTCATTCCTTTCAGTGTCCTGATATCCTGGGTGTACACCTCATTAGAAGTGGTGGGAGAAAGTACAGAAAACCCTTTTGAAGGAAATGCGAATGATGTACCTATTTCTCAAATGAGCAGAACAATAGAAATAGACATGAGAGAAATGCTGGGGGAAACAGATTTACCTCCTGCACTTCAACCTAAAAACAACATTATCTTATAA
- a CDS encoding ArnT family glycosyltransferase, which yields MKITENQLYLLLIILVTIVSTAALFGDLMEPDGALYATIAKTMVLKNDWINLYLRGTDWLDKPHLTFWLAAASYKIFGISAFAYKLPSFLAGLLGCWHLYLFTKAIYDQKTALISVLIYSTALHLIISSFDVRAETYITTFVIASIYHYYKAQQRSFWHIIAGSFFAACAVMIKGIFVLIPVFAGFLIYWAVSKQYRELLKPKWWIALVLILIFISPELYTLYVQFDLHPEKTVFGQQGVSGLKFFFWDSQFGRFFNNGPIKGKGDVSFFLHTTLWAFLPWSILFYTAIAQLVKKKNRDQIPMEGIIIWASALVSFVIFSFSKFQLPHYILLIFPQFSILTAAYLCRLESKGLKVFFGIQNVLFLIITAMLSSIALLFRVPSPFLCIGSLLLLLILAFVLFKGTSVQTIMARSTLLSISLMGFLYLFFYPALLEYQAGMKAGKWLQEQHPGTQPKILMNASDAFDFYAPGEIGYLSGYEELKKEKSDKSMVVYIPESEFSVLKTIYNTKILKSFDYFRITRLKPKFLNYHTRNQVIERFYLVKIL from the coding sequence ATGAAAATAACGGAAAACCAGTTGTACCTGCTCCTGATCATCCTCGTTACTATCGTAAGTACAGCGGCACTCTTTGGGGATTTAATGGAACCTGATGGAGCTTTATACGCGACGATAGCCAAGACAATGGTTCTAAAAAATGACTGGATCAACCTCTATTTACGTGGTACAGATTGGCTGGACAAACCACATCTCACGTTTTGGCTCGCAGCAGCATCCTATAAAATTTTCGGAATTTCTGCCTTTGCCTACAAGCTGCCTTCATTTCTTGCGGGCTTACTGGGCTGTTGGCATTTATACCTTTTCACAAAAGCAATTTATGACCAGAAAACGGCATTAATTAGTGTACTGATCTATAGCACCGCACTTCACCTGATTATCTCCAGCTTTGATGTAAGGGCTGAAACCTATATTACGACATTTGTTATCGCCAGCATCTACCACTATTACAAAGCTCAGCAGCGCAGTTTCTGGCATATTATAGCCGGGTCTTTTTTTGCCGCCTGTGCCGTCATGATAAAAGGCATCTTTGTGTTGATTCCTGTTTTTGCAGGCTTCCTCATTTATTGGGCTGTCAGCAAGCAATACCGGGAACTCCTGAAACCAAAATGGTGGATTGCTTTGGTCTTGATTCTGATATTTATCAGTCCGGAGCTTTATACCTTATATGTACAGTTTGATCTGCATCCGGAAAAAACAGTATTCGGACAACAGGGTGTTTCAGGCCTAAAGTTTTTCTTTTGGGACAGTCAGTTTGGACGCTTTTTCAATAATGGCCCAATCAAAGGAAAAGGGGATGTTTCTTTTTTCCTTCATACCACTTTATGGGCATTTTTACCCTGGTCAATCTTGTTTTACACTGCCATCGCTCAGTTGGTAAAAAAGAAAAACAGAGATCAGATCCCTATGGAAGGCATCATCATCTGGGCGAGTGCACTGGTTTCCTTTGTCATCTTTTCTTTTTCTAAATTCCAGCTGCCACATTACATCCTGCTCATTTTCCCTCAGTTTTCGATCCTTACCGCAGCATACCTGTGCCGGCTGGAATCAAAAGGTCTCAAAGTATTTTTCGGGATTCAGAATGTTCTTTTCCTGATCATAACGGCAATGCTTTCTTCAATTGCCCTGTTATTTCGCGTTCCTTCACCATTTCTCTGCATCGGGAGCTTACTGCTTCTTCTGATCCTTGCTTTTGTACTGTTCAAAGGCACATCTGTACAGACCATCATGGCAAGAAGCACTTTGCTATCCATTTCCCTGATGGGATTTCTTTATCTATTCTTTTATCCTGCCCTTCTGGAATACCAGGCAGGGATGAAGGCAGGGAAATGGCTGCAGGAACAACATCCGGGAACACAGCCAAAAATTCTTATGAATGCTTCTGATGCTTTCGATTTTTATGCACCCGGAGAAATCGGATATCTGTCTGGCTATGAAGAACTGAAAAAGGAAAAGAGCGACAAAAGCATGGTGGTATATATCCCGGAGTCAGAATTTTCTGTCCTGAAGACGATTTACAACACCAAAATTCTGAAAAGCTTCGACTATTTCCGCATCACCAGACTAAAACCTAAATTCCTGAATTACCATACCCGTAATCAAGTGATTGAGCGGTTTTATCTCGTTAAGATTCTTTAA
- a CDS encoding PQQ-binding-like beta-propeller repeat protein, with product MNNKATWTYNIKGIRTPGVSQMLVHENLVFIAVHYAKAGFYEGKLLCLSLNTGELQWEFVTDHVINSKVSVSGDQVYLAAFDGHVYGLNLADGQLRWKFHTGKNMFSSPAVVGDKLICCETHTGNFTYCLDRHSGQKIWELKTGVAVASSPLVYKDLIFHGSNSPLFFAIDLNTGIEKWRYEADGYFAGSPNLLGDQVITGCLNGSVYVFEPFTGQIVTQFQTGGAIYRKPIIENKHIFIGNEAGVFSSLTTSGQSISVDWTYQVPEIISTNACIANGQVLFGSADGHVYCLDKEDGALIDKKNMKSIVRDIMLTDEFFLIGADKGQLSAFERES from the coding sequence ATGAACAATAAAGCGACCTGGACTTATAACATTAAGGGAATCCGGACTCCTGGAGTTTCTCAGATGCTGGTGCATGAGAATCTTGTATTTATAGCGGTTCATTATGCCAAGGCTGGATTTTATGAAGGCAAGTTGTTGTGTTTAAGTTTAAATACAGGGGAATTGCAATGGGAATTTGTCACTGATCATGTGATCAATTCAAAAGTTTCGGTTTCAGGTGATCAGGTGTACCTGGCCGCTTTTGACGGACATGTGTACGGACTTAATCTGGCGGATGGTCAGCTACGCTGGAAATTTCATACCGGAAAAAATATGTTTTCCTCGCCGGCAGTTGTTGGTGATAAACTGATCTGTTGTGAAACCCATACCGGCAATTTCACCTATTGTCTGGACCGACATAGTGGTCAAAAGATCTGGGAGTTAAAAACTGGTGTGGCGGTAGCCTCAAGTCCGTTAGTTTATAAAGACCTGATTTTTCATGGTAGTAACAGTCCACTTTTTTTTGCAATAGACCTGAATACAGGGATAGAAAAATGGAGATATGAAGCCGATGGGTATTTTGCCGGCAGCCCGAATCTTTTAGGAGATCAGGTGATTACAGGATGTTTAAATGGATCTGTATATGTATTTGAACCTTTCACGGGCCAGATCGTTACACAATTCCAGACCGGAGGTGCTATTTACCGGAAACCTATAATAGAAAACAAACATATCTTCATTGGCAATGAAGCGGGTGTATTCAGTTCGCTGACTACTTCTGGTCAATCCATCTCTGTGGACTGGACCTATCAGGTCCCTGAAATCATCAGCACCAATGCCTGCATTGCCAATGGACAGGTTTTATTTGGCAGTGCAGATGGTCACGTGTATTGCCTGGATAAGGAAGATGGAGCACTGATTGACAAAAAAAACATGAAAAGCATTGTCAGAGACATCATGCTGACGGATGAATTTTTCCTGATCGGTGCTGATAAAGGTCAGCTTTCTGCATTTGAGCGGGAGAGCTAA